A single region of the Geobacillus subterraneus genome encodes:
- the istB gene encoding IS21-like element helper ATPase IstB yields the protein MKMDVKEICKALHLAYIADRFEEVAYETKEQFLRDVLALELSFRQKAKQARLIKKAKFRELKWLKDYEWSDQIHWPTTTSKEELCDLRFLEQKQNVLLLGSPGTGKTHLATALGLKACERGHEVRFFRVADLVAQLEEALKDGTLGRLKRQIDTCELLILDELGYVPFQKQGSELLFHIIADCYERKSVIVTSNLEFGQWNRVFGDNRLTAALVDRLVHHAHILAFTGESYRLRHALSAVQSLPSRSVER from the coding sequence ATGAAGATGGATGTAAAAGAGATTTGTAAAGCCCTGCATTTGGCGTACATCGCGGATCGATTCGAGGAGGTGGCCTACGAGACCAAGGAACAGTTTTTGCGTGATGTGTTGGCGTTGGAGCTGTCGTTCCGTCAGAAAGCAAAACAGGCTCGATTGATCAAGAAGGCGAAGTTCCGGGAGTTGAAATGGCTCAAAGATTATGAATGGTCGGATCAGATTCATTGGCCGACCACGACCTCGAAGGAAGAACTTTGCGACCTTCGCTTTTTGGAGCAAAAACAGAACGTCCTGCTTTTAGGTTCGCCGGGAACAGGAAAAACCCATCTCGCCACCGCATTAGGATTAAAAGCGTGTGAACGGGGCCATGAAGTTCGGTTTTTCCGTGTCGCCGATCTTGTCGCCCAGCTCGAAGAGGCGTTAAAAGACGGCACCCTCGGACGGCTCAAACGGCAAATCGACACATGCGAGCTGTTGATTTTGGACGAACTCGGCTATGTACCTTTTCAAAAGCAGGGATCGGAACTGCTGTTTCACATCATTGCCGATTGTTATGAACGAAAAAGTGTCATCGTGACATCGAATTTAGAGTTTGGACAGTGGAATCGAGTGTTTGGGGACAACCGCCTGACGGCAGCGCTGGTGGATCGTTTGGTCCATCACGCCCACATTCTCGCGTTTACGGGAGAGAGCTACCGCTTGCGGCACGCGCTTTCTGCCGTTCAGTCGCTCCCTTCTCGCTCGGTTGAAAGGTAA
- a CDS encoding DMT family transporter yields MKPPSQIRAYSALLIGALAVSTSAIFVKWSQAPSAVIAFYRLFFAVVIMTPFFLRHIHELTHISRRDWLFSVCSGVLLAFHFILWFESLDYTSVTSSVVLVTLQPLFAFAGGALFFRERLTIGAIGSALLAIAGSILISWGDFRVSGEALYGDVLALLACAMVTAYWLFGQELRQRLSLMTYTYIVYGISAVTLYVYTALSRFSLTAYQLTDWLCFLALAIIPTLFGHSVMNWAVKWVSASTVSMAILLEPIGASALAYWLFDEQIRLFQWVGGIFILTGIGLYLWEKNEKGPLTIQESSGP; encoded by the coding sequence ATGAAACCGCCAAGCCAAATAAGGGCATATTCCGCCTTATTGATCGGCGCACTGGCCGTGTCGACGTCCGCCATTTTCGTCAAATGGTCGCAGGCGCCATCAGCCGTGATCGCTTTTTATCGGCTTTTTTTCGCCGTTGTCATCATGACGCCGTTTTTTCTCCGCCATATTCATGAACTAACGCACATCTCCCGGCGCGACTGGCTGTTTTCCGTTTGTTCCGGCGTGCTGCTTGCGTTTCATTTTATTCTTTGGTTTGAATCACTCGACTATACATCAGTCACAAGCTCGGTCGTGCTTGTGACATTGCAGCCGCTGTTTGCTTTTGCTGGGGGGGCGCTCTTTTTCCGCGAACGGCTGACGATCGGGGCGATCGGGAGCGCTCTTTTGGCCATTGCTGGAAGCATCCTCATCAGCTGGGGTGATTTTCGCGTCAGCGGAGAGGCGCTGTACGGCGACGTGCTGGCGTTATTGGCGTGCGCGATGGTGACCGCGTATTGGCTGTTCGGTCAGGAATTGCGCCAACGGTTATCGCTTATGACGTATACCTATATCGTCTATGGCATCAGCGCTGTGACGTTGTACGTGTATACCGCACTATCCCGTTTTTCGCTGACAGCGTACCAACTGACCGACTGGCTTTGTTTTCTCGCTTTAGCCATCATCCCGACGCTGTTCGGCCATTCGGTGATGAACTGGGCAGTCAAATGGGTGAGCGCCTCAACGGTGTCGATGGCCATTTTATTGGAACCCATCGGCGCTTCGGCCTTGGCGTATTGGCTGTTTGACGAACAGATCCGCCTGTTTCAATGGGTTGGCGGTATTTTTATTTTAACAGGAATCGGTCTGTATTTGTGGGAGAAAAACGAAAAAGGGCCGCTAACGATACAAGAAAGTAGCGGACCCTAA
- the istA gene encoding IS21 family transposase: MLAMPEIHHIKHLREKKGLSLSEIVRRTGFNWRTVKKYADGDISVRQKIKRKRGMMEEEGYGQIIDDWLEEDAKLPRKQQRTSKKMYEQLKQEHGFKGSYRTVCAYVQKRRPQLKLEKERRYERLEHPPGEAQVDFGTMSVVTKEGKEEDRSILILSFPYSNAAYAYPLPAENSECFLYGLTQLFRQAGGVPRKLRIDNLAAAVVSIRKGGERQYTEAFERFRLHYGFDVQACNPYSGHEKGNVERKVYYTRQHCFVPAPLIEGDEELAEWLHRKMIEDRARPHYEKGRTIEELWQEEQKELLVLPERDLPIFSFHHANVNKYGEVTVDGEAFVVHGIPVPNRVLVKKEWDCFMVLSQEGEVYLEAPRPYTKKQRELPWKDILAEWAQKPRVVEYSRFRVYLPEAIRKYFMEQPKQTASRIRGVQKLLERYTVYEIAQWLDKYQRWDLTPHEIGVLMEAKRSEYPAKWEEAYTPSVFVDYETDLHVYDQRLCPSREGGSRA; the protein is encoded by the coding sequence ATGCTAGCAATGCCTGAAATTCATCATATCAAACATTTGCGTGAAAAGAAAGGGTTATCGCTTTCCGAAATTGTCCGCAGGACGGGATTTAACTGGAGAACAGTCAAGAAATATGCGGATGGAGACATTTCGGTCAGACAAAAAATAAAGAGAAAACGGGGAATGATGGAGGAAGAAGGATACGGTCAAATCATTGATGACTGGCTGGAGGAGGACGCCAAACTGCCAAGAAAACAACAGCGGACAAGCAAGAAGATGTACGAACAATTAAAGCAGGAACATGGCTTTAAAGGGTCTTATCGAACGGTTTGCGCCTACGTTCAAAAACGAAGACCTCAGCTTAAGCTGGAGAAGGAACGGCGTTACGAGAGGCTGGAACACCCTCCGGGGGAAGCGCAGGTGGATTTCGGCACCATGTCCGTTGTGACGAAGGAAGGAAAAGAGGAAGACCGATCAATTCTGATTTTGAGCTTTCCGTACAGCAACGCCGCGTATGCGTATCCATTGCCGGCGGAAAACAGCGAATGTTTTCTTTACGGGCTCACTCAGCTGTTTCGCCAAGCCGGAGGCGTCCCGAGAAAACTGCGCATCGACAATTTGGCGGCGGCGGTGGTTTCGATTCGAAAAGGAGGCGAACGTCAATATACTGAAGCATTTGAGCGATTCCGGCTTCATTATGGGTTTGACGTACAGGCGTGCAATCCGTATAGCGGACACGAAAAAGGGAATGTCGAACGGAAAGTTTACTATACTCGTCAACACTGCTTTGTCCCTGCTCCGTTGATCGAGGGGGATGAAGAACTGGCGGAGTGGCTGCATCGCAAGATGATCGAAGATCGAGCCCGCCCCCACTATGAAAAAGGGAGAACCATTGAGGAATTATGGCAGGAAGAACAAAAGGAGTTGCTTGTCCTGCCGGAGAGAGATCTCCCGATCTTCTCCTTCCACCACGCTAATGTCAATAAATACGGGGAAGTAACGGTGGATGGGGAGGCGTTTGTGGTTCATGGGATCCCGGTTCCCAACCGTGTCCTTGTCAAAAAGGAATGGGATTGTTTCATGGTTTTGTCCCAGGAAGGGGAGGTGTACCTGGAAGCGCCAAGGCCGTACACGAAAAAGCAACGGGAGCTCCCTTGGAAGGACATTTTGGCGGAATGGGCGCAAAAGCCCCGGGTGGTGGAGTATTCGCGGTTTCGAGTTTACTTGCCGGAGGCCATTAGGAAATACTTCATGGAACAACCGAAACAGACGGCATCACGCATTCGAGGAGTGCAGAAGCTGCTGGAGCGGTACACCGTCTATGAGATCGCCCAGTGGCTTGACAAGTATCAACGGTGGGATTTGACGCCCCATGAGATCGGGGTGTTGATGGAGGCGAAGCGTTCGGAGTATCCCGCGAAATGGGAAGAAGCCTATACCCCTTCCGTTTTCGTCGACTATGAAACCGATTTACATGTGTATGATCAACGTCTTTGTCCGTCAAGGGAAGGGGGAAGCCGGGCATGA
- a CDS encoding DnaD domain-containing protein, which produces MTKLLLDDEPLIILPQLAVAIGLNESIIVQQLHYWLEKSENIRDGYKWVYNTYADWQEQFPFWSESTIRRIITKLEKLGIIVSANFNRSKVDKTKWYRIDYNQLAEWTQKTPFRQKEQPPGANGGPAGDSGSTVLDRLATASYSSVQRERPAAEVADLPILPGRSVDEWARPSVQAERSMDEINGPSGQNRRLTDEIARSSVQIEPSSSSNGSIGVLNVNRPIPENTTEITSERKREEKEDGERVRAYKEIVRFCEQNGFGAIGGYLREKINVWVDDTSEELVLEALKIAVENGAKRWVYVETILRDWAEKGYRTIDEVRAARLAFRKQRVNQRSPSPLTESSRTMRKPIRTEIVPDWLNMDYSQPEDDDFDIEQARRELEERLKKYKAPS; this is translated from the coding sequence ATGACCAAATTGCTGTTAGATGACGAGCCGCTAATCATTTTGCCACAGCTCGCCGTGGCGATCGGGTTGAACGAAAGCATTATCGTCCAACAGCTGCATTATTGGTTGGAGAAAAGTGAAAACATTCGCGACGGCTACAAATGGGTGTACAACACGTATGCCGACTGGCAGGAGCAGTTCCCGTTTTGGTCGGAAAGCACGATTCGCCGCATCATCACCAAGCTCGAAAAGCTCGGGATCATCGTTTCGGCGAATTTTAACCGCTCCAAAGTCGATAAAACGAAATGGTATCGGATCGATTACAACCAACTGGCCGAATGGACGCAAAAAACGCCATTCAGGCAAAAGGAACAGCCACCAGGGGCGAATGGCGGCCCAGCGGGGGACAGCGGTTCCACCGTTCTTGATCGCCTTGCAACCGCTTCCTATTCATCGGTTCAACGTGAGCGACCCGCAGCTGAAGTGGCCGATTTGCCTATTTTACCTGGACGATCCGTCGATGAATGGGCCCGTCCATCTGTCCAAGCTGAGCGGTCGATGGATGAAATCAACGGCCCATCTGGCCAAAACAGGCGGCTGACGGACGAAATCGCCCGATCATCTGTTCAAATTGAGCCGTCCAGCTCGTCAAATGGGTCCATCGGGGTGCTCAATGTGAACAGACCGATACCAGAGAATACGACAGAGATCACATCAGAAAGGAAAAGAGAAGAGAAAGAAGACGGCGAGCGCGTGCGCGCCTACAAGGAGATTGTTCGTTTCTGTGAGCAAAACGGGTTTGGGGCGATCGGAGGGTATCTGCGGGAAAAAATCAATGTGTGGGTAGATGACACGTCCGAGGAACTCGTCTTAGAAGCGTTAAAAATTGCGGTGGAAAACGGGGCGAAACGATGGGTGTACGTCGAAACGATCTTGCGCGACTGGGCGGAAAAAGGGTATCGCACTATCGACGAAGTGCGGGCGGCACGGCTTGCGTTTCGGAAGCAGCGAGTGAACCAACGGTCTCCCTCGCCTTTAACTGAGAGCAGCAGAACGATGCGGAAGCCGATCCGTACAGAGATCGTGCCGGATTGGCTGAACATGGACTACAGTCAGCCGGAAGACGATGACTTTGACATCGAACAAGCGCGCCGGGAGCTCGAGGAGCGCTTAAAAAAATATAAAGCACCATCCTGA
- a CDS encoding protein-glutamine gamma-glutamyltransferase: MIRILASPSGLSPSYSSSLSKNEQAILNALVSSPVLYTYPNERQLRFEIALRAHTVQAAVDLAKSRARFAIFRFSRCNGQFWERDERGGFRLRPGVPASEAINDIFINSELYAFECATAIVIVFYKAVLDTIDVAAFNRLFANLLLYDWHTDRDLGIHTKKGEHFLPGDCLYFKNPEFDPSTPQWQGENTIYLGDGLFYGHGIGIQTEDGIIAALNRKRKRGATKSAYLLPHITQVNFTYLSQFARPLNEFRLPLRPSFIAGTLGSATFLYR; encoded by the coding sequence TTGATCCGCATTTTAGCTTCACCGTCCGGTTTGAGCCCGTCTTACTCGTCTTCCCTTTCGAAAAACGAGCAGGCGATCCTAAACGCTCTTGTTTCTTCGCCTGTGCTGTACACATATCCAAATGAACGACAACTGCGATTTGAAATTGCGTTGCGCGCCCACACCGTCCAAGCTGCGGTCGACTTAGCGAAGAGCCGGGCGCGGTTTGCCATTTTTCGTTTTTCGCGCTGCAACGGCCAGTTTTGGGAGCGGGACGAGCGAGGCGGTTTTCGGCTGCGGCCGGGCGTCCCTGCTTCGGAAGCCATTAACGACATTTTCATTAATAGCGAACTGTACGCCTTTGAGTGTGCGACGGCCATTGTCATCGTCTTTTATAAAGCGGTGCTCGACACGATTGACGTCGCAGCGTTCAACCGCCTGTTCGCCAATTTGCTTTTGTACGACTGGCATACCGACCGAGATCTTGGCATCCATACAAAAAAGGGAGAACATTTCCTCCCCGGGGACTGCCTCTATTTTAAAAACCCGGAATTCGACCCGTCGACGCCGCAATGGCAGGGGGAAAATACGATTTACTTAGGCGACGGCTTGTTTTACGGGCATGGCATCGGCATTCAAACAGAAGACGGCATCATTGCCGCCCTTAATCGGAAGCGTAAACGGGGGGCGACGAAATCCGCCTATCTTCTCCCCCATATTACGCAAGTCAACTTCACGTATTTGTCCCAATTCGCCCGCCCGTTGAACGAATTCCGCTTGCCGCTCCGCCCATCGTTCATCGCCGGGACGTTAGGGTCCGCTACTTTCTTGTATCGTTAG
- a CDS encoding MgtC/SapB family protein, with the protein MMFDPFLKLGISAVLGMIIGLERELKRKPVGLKTCLVISISSCLLTIVSIESAYVFPSKDHITMDPLRLAAQIVSGVGFLGAGVILRRGNDSITGLTTAAIIWGAAGIGVAVGAGFYWESAFGVALLIVSVELIPFLINFFGPKQLREKEVLLQITVADGKNITKVIDHLKQQHINIKTIRIKDVEENQHLLKLRAVVDQRRSTADIYYAIHSIDAIIHVDIESG; encoded by the coding sequence ATGATGTTTGATCCGTTCCTCAAATTAGGGATTTCAGCCGTCCTCGGGATGATCATCGGGCTGGAACGGGAATTGAAGCGAAAACCGGTTGGTTTGAAAACGTGCCTGGTCATCTCAATTTCCAGTTGCTTATTGACAATTGTCTCCATTGAATCAGCGTACGTCTTTCCGTCGAAAGACCATATTACCATGGATCCGCTCCGCCTCGCCGCCCAAATCGTATCCGGGGTCGGTTTTTTAGGAGCGGGCGTGATTTTGCGTCGTGGCAACGACAGCATCACCGGACTGACGACCGCTGCGATCATCTGGGGGGCGGCAGGCATCGGGGTGGCGGTCGGAGCAGGCTTTTATTGGGAATCGGCGTTTGGTGTCGCGCTTCTAATCGTTAGCGTCGAACTCATTCCATTTTTAATTAACTTTTTCGGGCCGAAGCAGCTGCGCGAAAAAGAAGTCCTGCTGCAAATTACGGTCGCCGACGGAAAAAACATTACGAAAGTGATCGATCATTTAAAACAGCAGCACATCAATATAAAAACGATACGCATCAAAGATGTGGAAGAAAACCAGCACTTATTGAAACTAAGGGCTGTCGTCGACCAACGGCGCTCGACCGCCGACATTTATTACGCCATCCACTCCATTGACGCGATCATTCATGTTGATATTGAAAGCGGCTGA